The stretch of DNA AATTACATACTCTAGTTGAAAGTAGCTAGAGCGTGACATGACCAAAATCTTTTGCTCTTTGATTAGTACAGCAAATTTAGCACGATGGTGACTTGATGACCTTTATGCATGCATGACCTGGCCCATCCTTGATTTGATTGTGCCGAGAAGCAATTTGCTCTCATTGGTTGTACGCCTTATATTTGTCTCTTCCTCAAGGGAATACTAAGATGGCATAGTTGGCTACTACTGTCTAACATAGGCAGTGGTGTCCAGTGCACAGTAACCGCAAAAACTGGTCAGCACTCAGCACTTCATCAAAAGGAGTAGCTGACAAAAAGATACCTACCTTTGCATGGATTCATATGCTAATGCTAGATTAATCTGTGACTATGATCATCCATTGGTAGTACGTGATATTTCCTTTTGGTGGCCGGGTAGGAAGCGAGTCACTGTCAAGGGTGCTTTAGTTTCGATGGTTAATTACAAACTTTCCAGCCACACAAATTAACATGCTTTTAGCGCATGATATTACTGGCTTGCACATGCATGATGAAGATGCGCATATACATTATTAAGCACATGCACGCTCGTGGCATGGTAACTTTTAGGATGGATGCCCTCCACCCTAAGCTACAAAATTAGGTTAGAATAAGACTAACGCAACGCAATTGCAAATGGGACAATTGATTATTGTGTACAGATGTATCACCATATTTGGCACTGAAAGGTCCAATAGCATATACCCATCCTATAAATGTAGTGCAGATCCAATCACCACATAATTAAGCACCAACTGCAATTAGTACACTAGCTAGCTGAACTTTCCATCGACGCAGGAGTAGCCAAGGAGTCTACTCAAAAAAGCTAAGCAAGAATGGTGGAGAAGCCGGCGAGCCAGGCCGACGTCGGCGGCGATGTGGAGGCGCATAAGGAGAGGAAGGGGCTGTGGTCGCCGGAGGAGGACGAGCGGCTGTACACCCGGATCACCAGGCACGGCGTGTCCACCTGGAGCTCCGTGGCGCAGCTCGCCGGGCTGCGGCGGAGCGGCAAGAGCTGCCGGCTGAGGTGGATGAACTACCTCCGGCCGGACCTTAAGAAGGAGCCCATCTCCAAGCGTGAGGAGGAGACCATCATCTCCCTCCAGAAATCACTCGGCAACAGGTACTTAATTACGTACATTCTACTAGATTTCTGCTTGGTAATTGATTGTAGACCATTTAGAATCGATCGTTCTGGAGGCTAAACTTCCATGAAATTTGTATCAGATGGTCGGTGATCGCGGGGAAGATGCCGGGGAGGACGGACAACGAAATCAAGAACTACTGGAACTCCCGCATCAGGAAGCGCCAGACCCTCAGCACCGGCGGCGGGAAGGGCGACAGCGGCCTCGCAAAGCAGGGTGACCTTCCGGCCGCCGATGACAAGGCCTCCGTGCTAGCAGGGCCCCGAGGGAAGGAACCGGTTAGCAGCATGGCCTCCGGGGCGACGGTGCCTCCTGTTCCGGCACGGTTCCCACTGTTCGCGTGCCAGCTTCTTGGCGGTGGCGGAGGGGCCGCCGCAATTGCAGCTGCAGGCACCACCGAGTCGACAACCACTCACGAGAACAACGGCGCCGGCTCAGAGAGCGATGCTGCTAGCGTGGGCAACGGCAGCGCTGCCGGCGACGATGGTCGGGAGGGACATTACTACTACTGCGCCGTCGACGGCGACATTGACATGGTCCATCTCATGTCGTTCGATGACCTTCTCGAGTACCCGGCCGGCGATCTGCTCATGGATGCGTGGGATCAGAACGGACTCTACTCCACGAATACGGGGAACTCTGTTGATTGATTTGGTTGTTGATTAGCCCGGCGGGCGTGCAAGAGGGTTAGTTATTGGTAAATTTGTTCAATTACATTGTGTATGCACGCCTAGCCGCCTAGGGCAGCTCCCCTCTTGTGCACAAACCCAACCTTTTGTTGAATCAATTGATCGAGTGGTAATTAATGGACGATTATTTTTGTTCCACATGCAAATTACTTTGTTTTTCTTCAAAACTGGTT from Triticum urartu cultivar G1812 chromosome 3, Tu2.1, whole genome shotgun sequence encodes:
- the LOC125547958 gene encoding myb-related protein Hv33-like, which produces MVEKPASQADVGGDVEAHKERKGLWSPEEDERLYTRITRHGVSTWSSVAQLAGLRRSGKSCRLRWMNYLRPDLKKEPISKREEETIISLQKSLGNRWSVIAGKMPGRTDNEIKNYWNSRIRKRQTLSTGGGKGDSGLAKQGDLPAADDKASVLAGPRGKEPVSSMASGATVPPVPARFPLFACQLLGGGGGAAAIAAAGTTESTTTHENNGAGSESDAASVGNGSAAGDDGREGHYYYCAVDGDIDMVHLMSFDDLLEYPAGDLLMDAWDQNGLYSTNTGNSVD